A window of the Nitrosopumilus ureiphilus genome harbors these coding sequences:
- a CDS encoding proteasome assembly chaperone family protein, with amino-acid sequence MQKEFPEAEVFEIKKVELNSPIIFAGFVGAGLVGPLAINHIIEKLEMRQIAVMRSRYLPPSTVFMRGRLRHPFRFYANQDGTVCAIICEITLRMEGLYSLVGSILDWAAQKGSKEIVILDGVASTEHDYKAYCAAEEDLVRTMADKDISMIPQGFITGIPGGILNECLVREIKGVTLLAKANKVAPDSGAAATLIEAINRFYDLNIDTKQLQEEKDRIHSEFSELSQKYVEHREEIAGMYM; translated from the coding sequence GTGCAGAAAGAATTTCCAGAAGCAGAAGTCTTTGAGATAAAGAAAGTAGAATTGAACAGTCCGATAATTTTTGCAGGATTTGTAGGAGCAGGTCTGGTAGGCCCTCTTGCAATAAATCATATTATTGAAAAATTAGAAATGCGACAAATAGCAGTGATGAGATCAAGGTACCTACCACCATCAACAGTTTTCATGAGAGGTAGATTGCGCCATCCATTTCGATTTTATGCAAATCAAGATGGAACAGTATGTGCAATAATTTGTGAAATAACTTTGAGAATGGAAGGATTGTACTCCCTAGTGGGATCAATTTTAGATTGGGCAGCACAGAAAGGATCAAAAGAGATTGTAATTTTAGATGGTGTTGCAAGTACAGAGCATGACTACAAAGCATATTGTGCAGCCGAAGAAGATTTGGTAAGAACTATGGCAGACAAAGACATCAGTATGATTCCTCAAGGATTCATTACCGGAATTCCAGGAGGAATACTAAATGAATGTCTAGTAAGAGAAATCAAAGGAGTGACCCTATTAGCAAAAGCAAACAAAGTAGCACCTGATTCAGGAGCAGCGGCAACTCTAATTGAGGCAATAAATCGATTCTATGACTTGAATATAGATACAAAGCAACTCCAAGAAGAGAAAGATAGAATTCATTCAGAATTTAGTGAGTTATCTCAGAAATATGTAGAGCACAGAGAAGAGATAGCTGGAATGTACATGTGA
- a CDS encoding ammonium transporter — translation MVLDSGDTAWMLVAGSLVLLMIPALGLFESGLLRKKNAASIFMQIFFGLALLSVMWFVFGFSLSFGDSTMGLVGNMDWVFLKGVPSDGPLEQYAPTIPGVLFVKFQLMFAAITPLLLTGTIAERMKFSSFIIFIAAWSMLIYYPLVHWVWGGGWLSQLGVVDFAGGIVIHTSVGMAALAAAIVLGKRRHYGPAIMIPHSIPLAVLGSSLLWLGWFGFNAGSALSASGGVAGNTVIVTHMASSVSALIWAGLSWIRTGKPSVVATINGAIAGLAGITPASGFVSAEHAFVIGIAIGVISYSGVVLFKEKLKIDDALDVSSVHGVAGIVGALAIGLFASTAINPGGVDGLLFGNPDQLWIQAVGVGVAGAMGFGGTWIILQVMKHLIGIRVSPEVEDVGLDISEHAESAYSDEEEFMLDMDTFTEELQEKDEIFRKK, via the coding sequence ATGGTACTTGATTCTGGGGATACAGCGTGGATGCTAGTGGCTGGTAGTCTTGTACTTTTAATGATCCCTGCATTAGGTCTTTTTGAATCTGGACTTTTAAGAAAAAAGAATGCAGCATCCATTTTCATGCAGATCTTCTTTGGTCTTGCATTACTTAGTGTAATGTGGTTTGTATTTGGATTTAGTTTATCATTTGGTGATTCAACTATGGGCCTAGTTGGAAATATGGATTGGGTATTTCTTAAAGGGGTTCCATCAGATGGTCCATTAGAGCAATATGCTCCAACAATTCCTGGTGTCTTGTTTGTTAAATTCCAATTAATGTTTGCAGCAATTACTCCTCTGTTACTTACAGGAACGATTGCTGAAAGAATGAAGTTTAGCTCATTTATCATATTCATTGCTGCATGGTCTATGCTGATTTACTATCCCCTAGTCCACTGGGTTTGGGGTGGTGGTTGGTTATCTCAGCTAGGGGTAGTTGATTTTGCAGGGGGTATTGTTATTCACACAAGTGTGGGAATGGCAGCTCTTGCTGCAGCAATTGTACTTGGTAAGAGAAGACATTATGGTCCTGCCATTATGATCCCTCATAGTATTCCACTTGCAGTTCTTGGTTCTTCATTATTATGGCTAGGATGGTTTGGATTTAACGCGGGAAGTGCACTTTCAGCTTCTGGCGGTGTTGCAGGCAATACTGTAATTGTTACTCACATGGCTTCTTCAGTTTCTGCTTTAATTTGGGCTGGTCTTTCTTGGATTAGAACAGGAAAGCCATCAGTTGTTGCAACAATTAATGGTGCAATTGCAGGTCTTGCTGGAATTACACCTGCATCTGGATTTGTAAGTGCAGAACATGCATTTGTAATTGGTATTGCAATTGGTGTTATTTCATATTCTGGAGTCGTACTATTCAAAGAAAAATTAAAGATTGATGATGCACTTGATGTAAGCTCTGTTCACGGAGTTGCAGGAATTGTAGGTGCTCTTGCAATAGGACTCTTTGCAAGCACAGCGATTAATCCAGGCGGTGTTGATGGATTGCTATTTGGAAATCCAGATCAATTATGGATTCAAGCAGTAGGCGTTGGTGTTGCAGGTGCAATGGGCTTTGGTGGAACTTGGATAATTCTACAAGTGATGAAGCATCTAATTGGAATTAGGGTTTCCCCTGAAGTAGAAGATGTTGGTCTAGATATTAGTGAGCATGCAGAATCTGCTTATTCTGATGAAGAGGAATTCATGTTGGATATGGATACCTTTACAGAGGAATTACAGGAAAAGGATGAAATATTCCGAAAAAAGTAG
- a CDS encoding P-II family nitrogen regulator, with product MKKIEAIIKRKTFTTIKTNLNVLGTYVIDKRNLDDSDIYDEAKGSRIGSTGIKSIPLAKIEIVVSNKDARKVVEMISKNSGLSSDHGGKIFVSEMEEVVDMETLDAKQDLEILTGEKTESMPLPKRSRFVPLQKFTLHKLQTVYESNKEKLRDDYRIKSFSDFVNYCIVKSLPTLEKQLKNPTVVYENTFGDF from the coding sequence GTGAAAAAGATAGAGGCAATAATTAAGAGAAAAACTTTCACCACAATTAAGACAAATCTGAATGTGCTAGGGACATATGTAATTGACAAACGAAATTTAGATGACAGTGATATTTATGATGAAGCCAAAGGTTCCCGCATTGGTTCTACTGGAATAAAATCAATACCCCTAGCAAAAATTGAGATTGTCGTATCTAACAAGGATGCCCGAAAAGTTGTCGAAATGATTTCCAAAAATTCTGGTCTTTCATCTGATCATGGAGGAAAAATCTTTGTTTCAGAAATGGAAGAAGTTGTAGATATGGAAACTCTAGATGCAAAACAAGATTTGGAAATTCTTACAGGAGAAAAAACAGAATCTATGCCATTGCCTAAACGAAGTAGGTTTGTTCCATTACAGAAATTCACTTTACATAAACTACAAACAGTTTATGAGTCAAACAAAGAAAAACTCAGAGATGATTATAGAATAAAATCTTTTAGTGATTTTGTAAATTACTGTATTGTAAAGTCACTTCCAACTTTAGAAAAGCAATTGAAAAATCCTACAGTTGTTTATGAAAATACTTTTGGCGACTTTTAG
- a CDS encoding P-II family nitrogen regulator, with the protein MLKIEVILGENDVMAISEELKKIGIGGLTVSKVRGRGKRPGPEIHASKGSEIFTPQFNDKYRIEAIIVDAMEDEVIGIIKDNGRVGKIFVSQILRAVDIATGDEGENTI; encoded by the coding sequence ATGCTCAAAATCGAAGTCATACTTGGCGAAAATGACGTGATGGCAATAAGTGAAGAATTAAAAAAGATCGGTATTGGCGGCCTTACAGTCTCCAAAGTTAGAGGCAGAGGAAAAAGACCAGGTCCGGAAATTCATGCATCAAAAGGAAGTGAGATTTTCACACCTCAATTCAATGACAAATACAGAATTGAGGCAATAATTGTAGATGCAATGGAAGATGAAGTTATAGGCATCATCAAAGATAATGGAAGAGTTGGAAAAATTTTTGTTTCTCAAATTTTACGTGCAGTAGATATTGCAACCGGTGACGAAGGGGAAAACACAATTTAG